A region of Saccharomyces mikatae IFO 1815 strain IFO1815 genome assembly, chromosome: 12 DNA encodes the following proteins:
- the CDC73 gene encoding Cdc73p (similar to Saccharomyces cerevisiae CDC73 (YLR418C); ancestral locus Anc_4.290), with product MATILERLREHLKNGDKLTLLNSEGQNTEDITEAMTVQTSSSDGSSQDSFRLNEETGIEIDGSLVQLRIIVHCWMNKDSSAANYLADCQNKQLTNVSFLQRTDLINWLSGNTESSQYLKASVQNGETSDIINTADNGGKSSIDGLPNTELTTSEAVDNDIEVSDPSVVETMKYERVLLDHNSALRGAKPINFGYLIKDAELKLVQSIKGSLRGSKLPSGHKGVHSRISKTNDSPGGPRKDPIILIPSAASSILTVANIKQFLVESKYMNPRDLPSAPNGLVNIEKKFERISRPIRFIIVDNTRMFTKPEYWDRVVAIFTTGHTWQFNNYQWNTPQELFQRCKGYYFHFTGDSVPQHVQQWNVEKVELDKNKRFKDVEVVRYFWHSLEKELISRGYR from the coding sequence ATGGCAACTATACTGGAGAGATTGAGGGAGCACTTAAAGAATGGCGATAAATTGACTCTGTTAAACAGTGAGGGACAAAATACCGAGGACATTACTGAAGCAATGACGGTACAAACTTCATCTAGTGACGGCAGTTCTCAAGATAGTTTTCGGCTTAATGAAGAAACGGGAATTGAGATTGATGGCTCACTAGTACAATTGCGAATAATCGTTCATTGTTGGATGAATAAAGACTCTAGTGCCGCAAACTATTTAGCTGACTGTCAGAATAAGCAATTAACTAATGTGTCTTTTCTGCAAAGGACGGATTTAATAAATTGGCTGTCTGGAAACACGGAATCATCTCAATATTTAAAAGCATCTGTTCAAAATGGCGAAACATCCGATATAATAAACACAGCAGACAATGGGGGTAAGTCGTCAATCGATGGATTGCCGAACACAGAATTGACTACTTCAGAAGCTGTTGacaatgatattgaagTATCTGATCCATCCGTAGTGGAAACAATGAAATATGAACGTGTATTACTGGATCATAACTCTGCATTGCGCGGTGCTAAACCGATCAACTTTGGCTATCTAATAAAAGATGCAGAATTAAAATTGGTTCAATCGATTAAAGGATCTTTGCGTGGATCTAAATTGCCTTCTGGTCATAAGGGAGTTCACAGCCGTATTTCTAAAACAAATGATTCGCCTGGTGGTCCTCGCAAGGACCCAATCATTTTGATTCCTTCAGCTGCATCATCAATCTTAACTGTTGCAAATATCAAACAGTTTTTGGTGGAGTCAAAATATATGAATCCTCGGGATTTGCCATCAGCACCAAATGGATTGGTAAAcatagagaaaaaatttgaacGTATATCGAGACCAATCAGGTTCATCATAGTCGATAACACAAGAATGTTTACTAAGCCAGAATATTGGGACAGAGTTGTCGCTATCTTTACCACGGGCCATACGTGGCAATTCAATAATTACCAATGGAATACACCACAAGAGTTATTTCAACGTTGCAAGGGCTATTATTTCCATTTCACTGGTGACTCTGTGCCACAACACGTGCAGCAATGGAATGTAGAAAAAGTCGAacttgataaaaataaaagatttaaaGATGTGGAAGTTGTCCGTTATTTTTGGCACAGTTTAGAAAAGGAACTCATTTCAAGAGGATATCgttga
- the VPS36 gene encoding ESCRT-II subunit protein VPS36 (similar to Saccharomyces cerevisiae VPS36 (YLR417W); ancestral locus Anc_4.288), which produces MEYWHYVETTSSGQPLLREGEKDIFIDQSVGLYHGKSKILQRQRGRVFLTSQRIIYIDDIKPTYNSLGLELDDIAYVNYSSGFLTRSPRLILFFKDSSSKDALEKIVNTANDIVVSTWVCPICMVSNETEGEFTRDTLPAPNCINCGVPADYELTKSSINSSNAIELNSNSENKFVSSSGNVCPACTFANHPQIGNCEICGHRLPNASKIRSKISRLKNFHDSRIHIELEKHSLGKSKSSHSTPSSSYSTTTPTEFVQLSFRKSDGVLFSQATERALENILSEKNKYIFNQNVVSVNGIEITKEANAHDYNNDMPFIETKLSRIGIASLEKTRENQLLNNDILFNNALTDLNKLMSLATSIERLYKNSNKTMKTKTMNLPDESTLNESKIRRPLLILDREKFLNKGLFLDEIAREIYEFTLSEFKDLNDDDNNTNYMIITLVDLYAMYNKSMRIGTGLISPMEMREACERFEHLGLNELRLVKVNKRILCLTSEKFDVVKDKLVDLIGEYPGSDLLKLTQILSSSNSKSNWTLGILMEMLQNCVNEGDLLIDKQLSGIYYYKNSYWPSHT; this is translated from the coding sequence atggaatattGGCACTATGTGGAAACTACGTCATCGGGTCAACCTCTTCTTCGAGAAGGCGAAAAAGATATCTTTATCGATCAATCTGTAGGCCTTTACCATGgcaaatcaaaaatactGCAAAGACAGAGGGGCAGAGTTTTCTTAACTTCACAAAGGATCATCTATATCGATGATATCAAGCCCACTTATAACTCGCTTGGACTGGAATTGGATGACATAGCGTATGTAAATTATTCGTCAGGATTCCTGACAAGGTCGCCTCGTTTAATTCTGTTTTTCAAGGACTCTTCCAGTAAGGACGCACTTGAGAAGATTGTGAATACTGCAAATGATATTGTTGTTTCAACGTGGGTCTGCCCCATTTGTATGGTGTCGAACGAAACAGAGGGAGAATTTACCAGGGACACTCTACCTGCACCCAATTGTATCAATTGCGGTGTGCCTGCGGATTATGAACTCACTAAGTCTTCGATAAATTCTTCTAATGCAATAGAATTGAACTCAAACTCAGAAAATAAATTTGTATCGAGCTCTGGGAATGTTTGTCCCGCATGTACTTTTGCTAACCATCCTCAAATAGGTAACTGTGAAATTTGCGGTCACAGATTGCCTAATGCTTCTAAGATACGATCTAAAATTAGCAGGCTTAAAAACTTTCATGATTCTAGAATCCATATTGAGTTGGAAAAACATTCACTAGGTAAAAGCAAGAGCTCACACTCGACACCATCTTCCTCCtattcaacaacaacaccCACAGAGTTTGTGCAATTGAGCTTCCGTAAATCTGATGGTGTTTTGTTTTCGCAAGCCACCGAGAGGGCTTTGGAGAATATACTTagtgaaaagaacaagtaTATTTTCAACCAGAACGTGGTCTCTGTCAATGGTATAGAAATAACAAAGGAGGCAAATGCTCACGACTACAATAATGATATGCCATTCATAGAGACCAAGTTGAGCAGAATTGGCATTGCTAGCTTGGAAAAAACCAGAGAAAACCAGCTTTTGAATAATGAtatccttttcaataatgcGTTGACCGACCTTAATAAGCTAATGTCTTTGGCCACCAGCATTGAGAGGTTATACAAAAATAGTAacaaaacaatgaaaacgaaaacaatGAACCTTCCGGATGAATCGACCCTAAATGaatcaaaaataagaagacCGCTACTAATACTAGATAGAGAAAAATTCCTTAACAAAGGGTTGTTCTTGGATGAGATCGCAAGGGAAATTTATGAGTTTACATTATCTGAATTCAAAGACCTCAACGACGACGACAACAATACCAATTATATGATCATTACTCTGGTAGATCTATATGCAATGTACAACAAATCTATGCGTATAGGTACAGGCCTCATATCTCCAATGGAAATGAGAGAAGCATGCGAAAGGTTTGAGCATCTAGGCTTAAACGAATTGAGATTAGTGAAAGTTAATAAGAGAATTCTATGTTTAACGAGCGAAAAGTTTGACGTTGTAAAAGATAAATTAGTAGATTTGATAGGTGAATATCCCGGCTCTGATCTTCTAAAACTGACACAAATCTTGAGTTCGAGTAATTCAAAATCGAACTGGACGTTAGGTATCCTTATGGAAATGTTGCAGAATTGTGTTAATGAGGGCGATTTGCTGATAGACAAACAGCTTAGTGGAATTTACTATTATAAAAACTCTTATTGGCCCTCGCATACATAA